A region from the Streptomyces sp. 3214.6 genome encodes:
- a CDS encoding AfsR/SARP family transcriptional regulator — MVISADRPDLDREQELDINPFGRFSVMVDSRDVNLGSPQQRALLALLTISANQAVRMDTIIESIWGQHAPSRVKASIQAHVSRLRKSLTGNTSNNSGRTPRVEYCSTGYSLRIDAGQINTQRFEKLVEKGRRLPGEGLLEEAAESFRQALELWRGVPYGDLLHYEFATQEAARLEELRLAAVAGMANCRLKLGDYRSVTESLGDDVRRYPLREDLASYYMVALDHSGRRADALHIYERTRSNLAEELGVDVSKGLRSVYHAILG; from the coding sequence ATGGTCATCTCCGCGGACAGGCCGGACCTGGACAGAGAACAGGAACTCGACATCAACCCGTTCGGCCGCTTCTCGGTAATGGTTGATTCACGCGACGTCAACCTGGGAAGTCCCCAACAACGAGCCCTTCTCGCCCTACTCACCATCTCCGCGAACCAGGCGGTGAGAATGGATACGATCATAGAGTCGATCTGGGGGCAACATGCACCGTCACGCGTGAAGGCCAGCATTCAGGCGCATGTTTCCAGATTACGCAAATCACTCACCGGGAACACTTCCAACAATTCCGGCCGGACACCCCGCGTCGAATACTGCTCAACCGGTTATTCGCTGAGGATCGACGCCGGCCAGATCAATACCCAGCGCTTCGAGAAACTCGTCGAAAAGGGCCGGAGGCTGCCCGGCGAAGGCCTACTCGAAGAAGCTGCAGAAAGCTTCCGGCAGGCCCTGGAGCTCTGGCGCGGCGTACCGTACGGAGACCTGCTCCACTACGAATTCGCGACGCAGGAGGCCGCCCGGCTGGAGGAGTTGCGGCTGGCGGCGGTGGCGGGAATGGCGAACTGCCGCCTCAAACTGGGCGACTACCGCTCCGTCACCGAATCCCTGGGGGACGATGTGCGCCGCTACCCGCTGCGGGAAGACCTGGCGAGCTACTACATGGTCGCCCTGGACCATTCGGGCCGACGGGCCGACGCCCTGCACATCTATGAGCGCACGCGGTCCAACCTGGCCGAGGAACTGGGCGTGGACGTGAGCAAAGGGCTA
- a CDS encoding RidA family protein, translating to MESTVYTTKSAPTPVGPYSQAIRRGNILSVSGQVGLDPETGKLVGGGVAEQTRQTLANLESILKNAGASFADVVTARIYITEAADFAPMNEVYAKFLGEPFPCRTTVFVGLPPGMLVEIDVLAVVA from the coding sequence ATGGAATCCACGGTGTACACGACGAAGTCCGCTCCGACGCCGGTCGGGCCCTACTCCCAGGCCATCCGCAGGGGCAACATTCTCTCCGTCTCGGGCCAGGTCGGGCTCGACCCGGAGACGGGCAAACTGGTCGGGGGCGGGGTCGCCGAGCAGACCCGCCAGACGCTGGCCAACCTGGAGTCCATCCTCAAGAACGCGGGCGCGTCCTTCGCCGACGTGGTCACGGCGCGTATCTACATTACGGAGGCAGCCGACTTCGCCCCGATGAACGAGGTGTACGCCAAGTTCCTCGGCGAGCCCTTCCCGTGCCGCACCACCGTCTTCGTGGGGCTGCCGCCGGGAATGCTGGTGGAGATCGACGTGCTTGCCGTCGTGGCCTGA